The Bradyrhizobium ottawaense genome window below encodes:
- a CDS encoding DUF6006 family protein produces MSKRVLPTTLCVLALSFYACGPAPASQVGGWWGGTWSCNIDGRSARMKWAAVDDSQTSCNGDTCTTSSGARWAGSFSDNGSRWVKLTNPRSGTQGGVYFNHADGNKWYLAKPVSNKSAGWTTWNGQRYPLSCWR; encoded by the coding sequence ATGTCCAAACGCGTGCTGCCAACCACCTTGTGTGTTCTTGCCCTGAGTTTCTACGCTTGCGGTCCCGCCCCTGCGAGCCAAGTGGGCGGATGGTGGGGCGGAACATGGTCGTGCAACATAGACGGCCGGTCGGCCCGGATGAAATGGGCCGCCGTTGATGACAGTCAGACAAGCTGTAACGGCGACACTTGCACCACCAGCTCCGGAGCACGCTGGGCAGGCAGCTTCTCGGATAATGGCTCGCGATGGGTGAAGTTAACAAATCCACGCAGCGGAACGCAGGGCGGCGTGTACTTCAACCATGCCGACGGCAATAAATGGTATTTAGCCAAACCGGTCAGCAACAAGTCCGCGGGCTGGACGACATGGAACGGCCAACGCTATCCCCTCTCGTGCTGGCGATGA
- the secA gene encoding preprotein translocase subunit SecA, translating to MIGALARKFFGSANDRRVKGYQSRVNAINALEGEVSQLSDEALKARTADFKKQLAEGKTLDELLVPAFATVREAAKRTLGQRHFDVQLIGGMVLHEGDIAEMKTGEGKTLVATLAVYLNALAGKGVHVVTVNDYLARRDSGWMGQIYGFLGMTTGVIVHGLDDAERKAAYACDITYGTNNEYGFDYLRDNMKYRLEDMVQRPHFFAIVDEVDSILIDEARTPLIISGPLDDRSDFYNTIDGFLPKLDKTDYEVDEKQRTVTLTEAGMEKIETLLRDAGQLKGESLYDVENVSVVHHINQALRAHTLFTRDKDYIVRDDEVVIIDEFTGRMMQGRRYSEGLHQALEAKEHVQVQPENQTLASITFQNYFRMYEKLAGMTGTALTEADELFDIYKLEVVEIPTNVPIGRLDEDDEVYRTHKEKYAAILAEIERANSRLQPVLVGTASIEKSEVLAEFLKQNGYKQIDFGKENALDKLYAAARAGKPAKLFAVLNARFHEQEAYIVAEAGVPGAITIATNMAGRGTDIKLGGSLEMRIPKETAGIEDEAEKARKIEQIKADVERFRDIVLKAEEIVEIEPAKGNKPAKTVTKPGGLYIMGSERHESRRIDNQLRGRSGRQGDPGRSKFFLSLEDDLMRIFGSDRLDSMLQRLGLQEGEAIIHPWINKALEKAQQKVEARNFDIRKNLLKFDNVQNDQRKVIFDQRVDLMKDESVAETVTDMRHAFIDDLVAKHVPEHAYAEQWDVAGLKDELKRVLDLDLPVDEWAKEEGIADEELLTRIETKADEHMAAKVAQWGPDVMRYVEKTILLQTLDHLWREHLIMLDHLRQVIGLRGYGQRDPLQEYKTEAFNLFQEMSAHLREAVTAQLMRVEIVPPEQEAPVLPPMEAHKFDPNTGEDEMALASVTLGAQASDAALRDPKNPASWGKVGRNEDCPCGSGKKYKHCHGRYA from the coding sequence ATGATCGGCGCGCTCGCCCGCAAGTTTTTCGGCTCCGCCAACGACCGGCGGGTGAAGGGATATCAGTCCCGCGTCAACGCGATCAACGCGCTGGAAGGAGAGGTCTCGCAGCTCTCCGACGAGGCGCTCAAGGCCCGCACCGCCGACTTCAAGAAGCAGCTCGCCGAGGGCAAGACGCTGGACGAGCTGCTGGTCCCCGCCTTCGCCACCGTGCGCGAGGCCGCCAAGCGCACGCTCGGCCAGCGCCATTTCGACGTCCAGCTGATCGGCGGCATGGTGCTGCATGAGGGCGATATCGCCGAGATGAAGACCGGCGAAGGCAAGACGCTGGTCGCGACCCTCGCGGTCTACCTCAACGCGCTCGCCGGCAAGGGCGTCCACGTCGTCACCGTCAACGACTACCTCGCCCGCCGCGACTCCGGCTGGATGGGCCAGATCTACGGCTTCCTCGGCATGACCACCGGCGTGATCGTGCACGGCCTCGACGATGCCGAGCGCAAGGCGGCCTATGCCTGCGACATCACCTACGGCACCAACAACGAATACGGCTTCGACTATCTGCGCGACAACATGAAGTACCGGCTCGAGGACATGGTCCAGCGCCCGCACTTCTTCGCCATCGTCGACGAGGTCGATTCCATCCTGATCGACGAAGCGCGCACGCCGCTGATCATCTCCGGTCCGCTCGACGACCGCTCCGATTTCTACAACACCATCGACGGCTTCCTGCCCAAGCTCGACAAGACCGACTACGAGGTCGACGAGAAGCAGCGCACGGTGACGCTGACCGAAGCCGGCATGGAGAAGATCGAGACCCTGCTGCGCGATGCCGGCCAGCTCAAGGGCGAGTCGCTCTACGACGTCGAGAACGTCTCCGTCGTGCACCACATCAACCAGGCGCTGCGCGCGCACACGCTGTTCACGCGCGACAAGGACTACATCGTCCGCGACGACGAGGTCGTCATCATCGACGAGTTCACCGGACGCATGATGCAGGGCCGCCGCTATTCCGAGGGTCTGCACCAGGCGCTGGAAGCCAAGGAGCACGTGCAGGTTCAGCCGGAAAACCAGACCCTGGCCTCGATCACCTTCCAGAACTATTTCCGGATGTACGAGAAGCTCGCCGGCATGACCGGCACGGCGTTGACCGAAGCCGACGAGCTCTTCGACATCTACAAGCTCGAAGTCGTTGAGATCCCGACCAACGTGCCGATCGGCCGCCTCGACGAGGACGACGAGGTTTATCGCACCCACAAGGAAAAATACGCGGCCATCCTCGCCGAGATCGAGCGGGCCAATTCGCGACTCCAGCCGGTGCTGGTCGGCACGGCGTCGATCGAGAAGTCGGAAGTGCTGGCCGAGTTTCTCAAGCAGAACGGCTACAAGCAGATCGATTTCGGCAAGGAGAACGCGCTCGACAAGCTCTACGCTGCCGCGCGCGCCGGCAAGCCGGCGAAACTGTTCGCGGTGCTGAATGCGCGCTTCCACGAGCAGGAAGCCTATATCGTCGCGGAAGCCGGCGTGCCCGGCGCGATCACGATCGCGACCAACATGGCCGGTCGCGGTACCGACATCAAGCTCGGCGGCTCGCTCGAGATGCGCATCCCGAAGGAGACCGCGGGCATCGAGGACGAGGCCGAGAAAGCCAGGAAGATCGAGCAGATCAAGGCCGACGTCGAGCGCTTCCGCGACATCGTGCTGAAGGCTGAAGAGATCGTCGAGATCGAGCCGGCGAAGGGCAACAAGCCCGCCAAGACCGTGACCAAGCCCGGCGGCCTCTACATCATGGGCTCCGAGCGCCACGAATCCCGCCGTATCGACAACCAGCTGCGCGGCCGTTCCGGCCGTCAGGGCGATCCCGGCCGCTCGAAATTCTTCCTGTCGCTGGAAGACGATCTGATGCGCATCTTCGGCTCGGATCGCCTCGACAGCATGCTCCAGCGTCTCGGCCTGCAAGAGGGCGAGGCCATCATCCATCCCTGGATCAACAAGGCGCTGGAGAAGGCGCAGCAGAAGGTCGAGGCGCGCAACTTCGACATCCGCAAGAACCTGCTGAAGTTCGACAACGTCCAGAACGACCAGCGCAAGGTGATCTTCGACCAGCGCGTCGACTTGATGAAGGACGAGAGCGTCGCCGAGACCGTCACCGACATGCGTCACGCCTTCATCGACGACCTCGTCGCCAAGCACGTGCCGGAACATGCCTATGCCGAGCAGTGGGACGTCGCCGGCCTGAAGGACGAATTGAAGCGCGTGCTCGATCTCGACCTGCCGGTCGACGAATGGGCCAAGGAAGAAGGCATCGCCGACGAGGAGCTGCTCACGCGCATCGAGACCAAGGCCGACGAGCACATGGCGGCCAAGGTGGCGCAATGGGGTCCCGACGTGATGCGTTACGTCGAGAAGACCATTTTGCTTCAGACGCTCGACCATCTCTGGCGCGAGCATCTGATCATGCTCGACCATCTGCGCCAGGTCATCGGGCTGCGCGGTTACGGCCAGCGCGATCCCTTGCAGGAGTACAAGACCGAAGCCTTCAATCTCTTCCAGGAGATGAGCGCTCACTTGCGCGAGGCGGTCACAGCGCAGCTGATGCGGGTCGAGATCGTTCCGCCGGAGCAGGAAGCGCCCGTGCTGCCGCCGATGGAGGCGCACAAGTTCGACCCGAACACCGGCGAGGACGAAATGGCGCTCGCCAGCGTCACGCTCGGCGCTCAGGCCAGCGATGCAGCGTTGCGCGATCCGAAGAACCCGGCAAGCTGGGGCAAAGTCGGCCGCAACGAGGATTGCCCGTGCGGTTCAGGCAAGAAGTACAAGCACTGCCACGGGCGGTATGCCTGA
- a CDS encoding peptidylprolyl isomerase: MTTSFPVTKTGLRFGLATALVGCLALALIAGPGRAADDPVLAKVNGAEIKKSDVAMAEEELGPSLAQMDPATKDENVLSFLIDMKIVSKAAEDKKVADSEEFKKRLAFARNRLLMDSLLAGEGKAATTPDAMKKVYEEASKQITGEQEVRARHILVETEDEAKAVKAELDKGADFAELAKKKSKDPGSADGGDLGFFTKEQMVPEFSTIAFALEPGKISDPVKSQFGWHVIKVEEKRNRKAPDFEQVKAQIEQYVTRKAQADYVAKLRAEAKVERLDQPAADAKPADAAKPSDSKMAPPAKK, translated from the coding sequence ATGACCACCTCGTTCCCGGTAACCAAAACCGGCCTGCGCTTCGGCCTCGCCACCGCCCTCGTGGGCTGCCTTGCGCTGGCGCTGATCGCGGGTCCCGGCCGGGCCGCCGACGATCCGGTGCTGGCGAAGGTCAATGGCGCTGAAATCAAGAAGAGCGACGTCGCCATGGCCGAGGAGGAGCTCGGGCCGAGCCTCGCCCAGATGGACCCGGCGACCAAGGACGAGAACGTCCTGTCCTTCCTGATCGACATGAAAATCGTCAGCAAGGCTGCCGAGGACAAGAAGGTTGCCGATAGCGAGGAATTCAAGAAGCGCCTGGCATTCGCCCGCAACCGGCTTCTGATGGACAGCCTGCTCGCGGGCGAGGGCAAGGCCGCCACCACCCCCGACGCCATGAAGAAGGTCTATGAAGAGGCCTCCAAGCAGATCACCGGCGAGCAGGAAGTGCGCGCCCGCCACATCCTGGTCGAGACCGAGGACGAGGCCAAGGCGGTGAAGGCCGAGCTCGACAAGGGCGCCGATTTCGCCGAGCTCGCCAAGAAGAAGTCCAAGGATCCGGGTTCGGCCGACGGCGGCGATCTCGGCTTCTTCACCAAGGAGCAGATGGTGCCGGAATTCTCGACGATCGCCTTCGCGCTCGAGCCCGGCAAGATCTCCGACCCCGTCAAGTCGCAGTTCGGCTGGCACGTCATCAAGGTCGAGGAAAAGCGCAACCGCAAGGCGCCAGACTTCGAGCAGGTCAAGGCCCAGATCGAGCAGTACGTCACCCGCAAGGCCCAGGCCGACTACGTCGCCAAGCTGCGCGCCGAAGCCAAGGTCGAGCGGCTGGACCAGCCGGCGGCGGACGCCAAGCCGGCGGATGCGGCGAAGCCCTCCGACAGCAAGATGGCGCCGCCTGCAAAGAAGTAA
- the argJ gene encoding bifunctional glutamate N-acetyltransferase/amino-acid acetyltransferase ArgJ gives MSSSVSPLAPKTVPDMPTIAGIRLATAEAGIRYKNRTDVLLAVMDKGTAVAGVFTKSKCPSAPVEWCRAKLKGGKARALVVNSGNANAFTGKTGRASTALTAKIAAKAVGCSEGEIFLASTGVIGEPLDATKFDGVLGRLAEAAEPGDYLAAAKAIMTTDTFPKVATATVKLGKAKVTINGMAKGAGMIAPDMATMLSFIFTDAPIAPAALQALLKSGVEDTFNAVTIDGDTSTSDTLLAFATGAAAEHGAPKISRASDPRLKAFVKAFNQVLANLSEQVARDGEGARKLVEITVEGAKTKTSARKIAMSIANSPLVKTAIAGEDANWGRVVMAVGKAGEPADRDKLSISFNGIRVAKSGARDPDYDEAQVSEAMKAPEIAIKVSLGLGKGRDRVLTCDLTKEYVAINGDYRS, from the coding sequence ATGTCCTCCTCCGTCTCCCCGCTCGCCCCGAAAACAGTTCCCGACATGCCCACCATTGCGGGCATCCGTCTCGCGACGGCCGAAGCCGGCATCCGCTACAAGAACCGAACCGACGTGTTGCTGGCGGTGATGGACAAGGGCACCGCGGTCGCCGGCGTCTTCACCAAGTCGAAATGCCCCTCCGCACCGGTGGAATGGTGCCGCGCCAAGCTGAAAGGCGGCAAGGCGCGCGCGCTGGTGGTCAATTCCGGCAACGCCAATGCCTTCACCGGCAAGACCGGCCGCGCCTCCACCGCGCTGACCGCGAAGATCGCGGCCAAGGCGGTCGGATGCAGCGAGGGCGAAATCTTCCTGGCCTCGACCGGCGTGATCGGTGAGCCGCTGGACGCGACCAAGTTCGACGGCGTGCTGGGCCGACTGGCTGAAGCCGCCGAGCCCGGCGACTACCTCGCTGCGGCCAAGGCGATCATGACCACCGACACCTTCCCGAAGGTCGCGACCGCGACCGTCAAGCTCGGCAAGGCCAAGGTCACCATCAACGGCATGGCCAAGGGCGCCGGCATGATCGCCCCCGACATGGCGACGATGCTGTCCTTCATCTTCACCGACGCACCGATCGCGCCCGCGGCCTTGCAGGCGCTGCTCAAGAGCGGCGTCGAGGACACCTTCAACGCGGTGACGATCGACGGCGACACGTCCACGTCGGACACGCTGCTGGCCTTCGCCACCGGCGCTGCCGCCGAGCACGGCGCACCGAAGATCAGCCGCGCCAGCGATCCGCGCCTGAAGGCCTTCGTCAAAGCCTTCAACCAGGTGCTCGCCAATCTTTCTGAACAAGTGGCCCGGGACGGCGAAGGCGCGCGCAAGCTGGTCGAGATCACCGTCGAGGGCGCCAAGACCAAGACCTCCGCGCGCAAGATCGCGATGTCGATCGCCAACTCGCCGCTGGTCAAGACCGCGATCGCCGGCGAGGACGCCAATTGGGGCCGCGTCGTGATGGCAGTCGGCAAGGCCGGCGAGCCGGCCGATCGCGACAAGCTTTCGATTTCCTTCAACGGCATCCGCGTCGCCAAGAGCGGCGCGCGCGATCCGGATTATGACGAGGCGCAGGTCTCGGAAGCGATGAAGGCCCCGGAGATCGCGATCAAGGTCTCGCTCGGCCTCGGCAAGGGCCGCGACCGCGTGCTGACCTGCGACCTCACCAAGGAATATGTCGCGATCAACGGCGATTACAGGTCGTAG